In the genome of Sphingomonas naphthae, one region contains:
- a CDS encoding histone deacetylase, with product MLHVVHHPGYVSPAAPGSRFAFDKYGLVMEALGETGAAFTQHAPALMPRNWIEAVHDPAYVEEVLSLSVPAIKERRIGFPVTERVARRSQLSPGGTWLAAKLALDHGHAANAAGGSHHALADTGAGYCVFNDLAIAAHRLIAEGDAARILILDLDVHQGDGTAMLTAGREDIYTLSLHAERNFPARKARSTQDVPLPDGIGDAAYLALLGEVLPPVMADFQPDLILYQAGVDPHVEDRLGRLALSDAGLDARDRYVARMARMAGVPVASTLGGGYGEDRMAVARRHVRSMLALAEAYGAD from the coding sequence ATGCTCCACGTCGTCCACCACCCCGGCTACGTCTCGCCCGCCGCGCCGGGCAGCCGCTTCGCGTTCGACAAATATGGACTGGTGATGGAGGCGCTGGGCGAGACCGGCGCCGCCTTCACCCAGCATGCGCCCGCGCTCATGCCCCGTAACTGGATCGAGGCAGTGCATGATCCGGCCTATGTCGAGGAGGTGCTGAGCCTTTCGGTGCCGGCCATCAAGGAGCGGCGGATCGGCTTTCCCGTGACCGAGCGGGTGGCGCGCCGATCGCAGCTGTCGCCGGGCGGCACCTGGCTCGCGGCGAAGCTGGCGCTTGACCATGGCCACGCCGCCAATGCGGCGGGCGGCAGCCACCATGCGCTGGCCGATACGGGTGCCGGCTATTGCGTGTTCAACGATCTCGCCATCGCCGCCCACCGGCTGATCGCGGAGGGCGATGCGGCCCGCATCCTGATCCTCGACCTCGACGTGCATCAGGGCGACGGCACGGCGATGCTGACTGCCGGGCGCGAGGATATCTATACGCTGTCGCTCCACGCCGAACGCAACTTTCCCGCGCGCAAGGCCCGTTCGACGCAGGACGTGCCGCTACCGGACGGGATCGGCGACGCGGCCTATCTGGCGCTGTTGGGCGAGGTGCTGCCGCCGGTGATGGCGGATTTCCAGCCCGACCTGATCCTCTATCAGGCGGGCGTGGACCCGCATGTCGAAGACCGGCTCGGCCGGCTGGCGCTGAGCGACGCGGGGCTGGACGCGCGCGATCGCTATGTCGCGCGGATGGCGCGCATGGCGGGCGTGCCGGTCGCGAGCACGCTCGGCGGGGGCTATGGCGAGGACCGGATGGCGGTGGCGCGGCGGCACGTGCGGTCGATGCTGGCGCTGGCCGAGGCGTATGGCGCCGACTGA